CTGGAACACGACATCGAGAAATCCGAGGTCCGGGAGATCGCCCGCGAATACGACCTCTCGGTCGCCGACAAGCCCTCGATGGCGTGTCTCTCCTCGCGGATTCCGACCGGCCTCGAAGTCACGGAGGAACGCCTCTCCCGCGTCGAGAAGGCAGAGCGACTGCTGCGAACGTGGGGCTTCGAGCAGTTCCGCGTGCGCGACCACGACGGCCTCGCCCGTATCGAAGTGGGTGAAGAAGAACTCGAAACCGCGCTGGACCCCGACTTCGTCCGGACCGCCCGCGATCACATCGAGGACTGTGGCTTCGACCACGTGACGCTCGATCTTCACGGCTACGAAACCGGCAGCGTGAGTCCCGAGACGGAGGACGCTGCTGAAGAAGAAACCGAAGACGTGGTCAGCAACGTTTTCGACGCGGACTATCCGTCGGTCGACTAAGACGCGTACCGGCGCTCAGTCCAGCAGACTGCGCCAGCCGGTCAGTTCTTCGCCGACCAGTTCCGGGTCGTCCCCATCGAGTCGGATTTCGTTGACGGCGCAGTTCGCCTGTGAGCTTTCGGCCAGCGCCGCGTCCGGGTCCTTGCCGGTGAGCTTCGCCAGCAGCACCTTGATGACGCCGCCGTGGGTGACCACCAGCGTCGTCTCGCCGGCGTCGGTGGTCGCAATCGCTCGCTGCCACGCCGATTCGACCCGCTGGCGGAAGGTCGGGATGCCCTCGCCGCCCTCCGGGGATGCATCGAGCGAGATGACGCTGGCGTCCCGTTGGTGGTCGGGATACTCATCAAGCAGTTCGTCGGCGTACAGGCCCTGCATGATGCCGAAGCCACGTTCGCGCCACTCGGTATCGAACTCAGGGTCGGGCAAGCCGGTGTAGCCGTCGCCGGCCGCGGCAGCCGTCTCGCGGGTGCGCCGGAGGTCTGAGGCGAAGACGCGGTCGACAGTGTAGCGGTCGTCAAGCCACGACCCGAGTGCGATGGCCTGCGTCTGTCCCTGATCGGTCAGTCGGCTCGGTGCCCAGCCTTGGATGCGCCCGTCGCGGTTCCACGTCGTCTCGCCGTGTCGGGCCACGAGTAGCGTCCCCATCGTTACGCCTCCTTGCCGCGCCAGCGCGCGACGGCGATGGTCGCTTCATAGAGGACGATGAGGCCGACGGCGACGGCGATTGCGGCGTTTCGTGGGAGGCTGAACTGGTTCACGAGGCGGAACAGCGTCGGGTCGGGACTGCCGAGATAGCCGGCGACGATGGCGACAGCCCACACTGGCAGGCGGGCGGCCCGGAACCCGCGCCAGAGCTTGACCGAGCCGTAGTAGTTCTTGTTCACGTAGGCCAGCGCTTCGAACAGGACGATCATGCCGCCGCCGACCAGCATCGGCGTGGCGTTCCCGAGACCGACAGCCGCGAGCGATTCGGTGACGACGGCCGGAAGCTGCTCGTAGTAGCCCGTCGGGACCGGTGCGGGGCTGAGGACGTAGCCGGCGATACCGAAGGCCAGCCACGCGGCGGGCCGGCGAGCGGCGAGGTCGTCGGCCGTCGGGACCGGCGAGGTACTGCCGGTCCAGCGAAGGAGCAGCAGGGTTCCCTCGAACAGGCCGATCATCGTCACCGCGACCATGAGCGGGGCCATCCCGGTCGGGTCCGGGCTGAACAGGAACGCCACAGCGGCAAAGCCACCCCAGAAGTACAGCCGGCGGTCCTGCAGCCACTGGCGGGTCGTCACGCCCATCATCACCGCGAGCATCACGAACAGCGGAATCTGGAAGATGAGCGCGAACAGCCCGAGCATCAGGATGATGAGGTTGAACGTCTCGCTCAGGCCAAAGGCTAGGTCAGCCGCGCGGTCGGAGTAGGTGATGAAGTAGTCGAACATCGCCCGCAGCACGGCGAAGTACGCGAAGCCGACGCCGACAGCGGCGAGAACGAGGCTCGTCGGGACTGCGGCGAGGTAATAGCGTCGCTCGCGAGGGTACAGCCCCGGTCGCATGAACAGGTACGTCTGGTAGACAAACACCGGTAAGGCGGCGATAAAGCCGACCAGCGAGGACACTTTCAGTCGCGCCAGAATGAGCGCGAGCGGGTTGTACACGTTCGGACAGTCAGCGCCCTCGACAACGCTGCCATCGACATTCGTCGCGACCTGACCGCAGGCCTCGGCCGGCCCGTCGAGGAAGGAGTACCACAGGAAGTTGATGAGTTCGTCGGAGTACGGCAGGGCGATGACGGCGACGACGGCCATCACGCCGACGACGACGAACAGCCGCATCGCCATCTCCTCGACGTGGTCGGCCAGCGGCATCTCCTCGTCGTCGGGTGCCCCTTCATTGAGCACCTCGTCGTCCGGGTCGTAGCTGGACGGGGCTGAGCCGCCGCCGTGCGTCGGCGTGGCACTGCCACCAGCACCAGCCGGCGAGGGCGTCGACTTGCCCCAGTCGGTCGGCACGTCCGCCGGCACGGCGGCGGTGACATCCGACGCGTCCCGGTCGAACAGCCCGGCGCTGGATTCGTCTTCGGTCGGGGCTGCGTGGGACCCGACAGTGTCCTCGTTACCACCGGCCGGCGCGGGACCGGGACCAGTTACCTCGTCCGTCTCCCGGTCGGCGTCAGCCTCGGCTACGGGGTCGGTTGGAATCGACGACTCGTCGGACTCGTCGTCGGACGGTAGTGGCGGCTCCTCGTGCCTGCGACGCTCGTCGTCCGCGTCACCGTCCTCCATCTGTCCCGGGCTTAGACGGTGGGTGTTGTAAACTTTCTTTTCGAGCAGTGGCTGTCACCGGGATGAATAAATTGATAACGCCCACTGGGCTAGGCACAGAGAAGATGGCGAGTGCTATCGACGAGGACACCGTCCAGACGGTTCAGAGCGGGCGCGCGACGCTCGGCGCGATGCTCCGCTCGGCGCAGGTGCACCTTCAGAAGGTGTTCATCGTCTTCGTCATCGGGATGATCGGCACCATCATGGCGCTACAGTACGGCGTCTGGGACACACTACGCGCCGATCTCCTGTACTCGCAGATGGACCTCACCACCCAAGAGGCAACAAGCATCGTCGCGGTCACCCCCTTCGACGTCATCCTCCTGCAGGTGAAAATCGGCGCGGTAATCGGGATTATCATGTCGCTCCCGCTGCTGATTTACTTCGGCCGCGACGGCCTCCGCCAGCGCGGCTGGTGGCCGGCCGAACACATCCCGGCATGGAAAGGGGCAATTTTCGTCACGATAAGCCTGAGCCTGTTTTTCGGCGGCATCGCCTACGCCTACGAGCTGTTTTTCCCGCTGATGTTCAATTTCCTCGCCGGTGATGCGTTCAAAGCCGGCTTCACCCCGCAGTATTCCATCGTCAAGTGGTTCCAGTTCGTCTTCCTGCTGGCCGTCTCCTTTGGACTCGCCGCACAGTTGCCGCTGGTGATGACGGTACTCTCCTACACCGAGATTGTCCCCTACGAGACGTTCCGGGACAAGTGGCGCTACGCGGTGATGGGGATTTTCGCCTTCGGTGCGCTGTTCTCGCCGCCGGACCCTTTCACCCAGATTATGTGGGCCGCGCCGCTGTGTGGCCTCTACGGTATCAGCCTCGCGCTGGCGAAGCTTGCGATGCTGGTCCGCCGCTCCGGTGACCTCGTCAGTACCAGTGCTGTCGCCCGCGGGCACTGGAACACGATTCTCGGCGGCGCAGTGCTGGGCGGCGGCGTGGTGTACTACGTCTTGGCGACGCCAGCGTTCCAGTACATCCAGCAGTTCGCTGAAGTGTTCCCGTCCGACCGGCTCACCGGTGATATCCAGCCGCCGGCGCTGTTCGGGCTTCCCGTCGAAAGCACAGCGATGCTTCTCGCCGCCGTGTTCGGTGTTCTCGGCGCGGTTGTCGTCCTGTACTACCACGTCCTGACGGCGCTCTCGGAGAAGGCCGGGCCCGGTCAGGTCGGTGACCCGACGGCCATCGACATCGACGAACTCAACGCCTCGGCTGTTGAGGTCGCCCCGCCAGAAGTGTTCGAGGAGATGACCGAGGACGAGGCGCTCGCCCACGCCGACCGAGCCCTCACGGACGACAACAAAGAGAAAGCGCAGGCTGTCCTCGACCGCTGGGACATGACCCACGAGGACGGGGAGGGCGAGGCGGGCGACGGCGCGGACGGGACCGCCGAAGCGGACGAAGAAGACGCGGGCGTGTTCACCTCGACGACCGCCGGCATGGTCGACGCCTTCACCGAGGACGAGACCACCGAAGACGAGATCGGCGGGTACTACTACGACATCCAGTTCATCCTCAGCGCCTTGGCTTCCCGGGCGTTCGTGATTCTGGGCATCTTCGGGGCGGTGCTCGCCGCCGCGTTCCTGTTCCTCTACCAAGGCGGCATTGGATCGATACAGCGGACGTTCGTCAGCCGGCTCCCGCCGGAGATGGCCGCCGACGTGAGCATCGTCACGCTCCACCCCGTCGAACACCTCGTGTTCATCGTCAAGTTCTCGACGATACTCGGGGCCGTCTCTGTCATTCCCGTGGTGCTGTACTTCGCGTGGCCGGCGATGCGCGAGCGCGGCCTCGTCATCGGCAACCGCAACATCCTTGGTATCTGGGGCGGGACGCTGTTCGCCGCGCTCATCGGCGGGAGCCTGCTCGGGTTCCTCTACGTGGCCCCGATGACCATCTCTTGGATCGCCTACGATCAGCTGAACTCGAACATGGTCATCGCCTACCGGGTGAGCAAGTTCGGCTGGCTCGTGTTCTTCCTCACCATCGGTATCGGCCTGCTGGCCGAGATTCCGGTGACGATGTTCCTGTTCCACAAGGGCGGCATCATCCCGTTCCACCTGATGTACGAGCGCTGGCGTGAGGTCGTCATCGCAATCGTCGCCCTCTCGGCGATCCTCTCGCCCAGCGGCATCTTCACCATGTTCATCGTCGGCATTCCGACGGCGCTGGCATATATGCTCGGCCTCGGCATCCTCTGGGTGTACACGCTCGGCGGTCGGCGGACGACGAACCGGCGTAGCGAGCCGGCCGACTGATAGCTGTTCGCACCCAATCGAGGTGATATTCAGCGATTATCGCACCCCGACCCGTCGTGGAGCGTGCAGTGAAGCGTGTACCGGGCAGTGGCTCTGCGAATATCTCGGGACGCTCCTCGAAAGACTGACTTTCTATACGTTTCCCTCATCCGACCCGTCGCCGATGCAGCAACCTTCGTTACTGCTGGAACCGTCGAGAGGTGCCCGATCTCCCGGATAGTGACGCTGTCAGACACGGCATCTGTGTGAGTCCACACGGCCGGTCGCCGAATCACAGTAGCTAAGCATATGCTCAATATATTCCTCAGATATGCCCAAGATAAGCGTCGAAGTCCCGGCCGAACTACTGAACGACATCGATAAGCACGTCGGCGAAGACGGGAAGTTCGTCAACCGAAGCGAGGCCATCCGCGCCTCGGTACGAAAAACGCTCGACGTGCTTGACGACATCGATGAACGGCAGGGACGACTCGACGATGAGCAGTGAGCGGTCCGAAGCCGTTCGCGTCGGTCTCGTCGCGCTGTTCGTGACAGCGCTGGTCACCTCACAGGTGACCGCCTCGAAGCTGCTCGCGTTCTCGTTGCCGTTCTCGCTGCCCCTTGCCGGGTCGACGCTCGTGCTTCCCGGGGCCGCGCTGGCGTACGCGCTGACGTTCTTCGCCTCCGACTGCTACGCCGAACTGTACGGCCGCCGGGCCGCAACGGTCGTCGTCAACGTCGGCTTCGCCATGAACTTCGTCCTGCTGGCGCTGGTCTGGAGCACGATTCTCGCCCCCGGACTCCCGCAGGCGGCCCAGCCGGTCGACCTCGCCGCCTTCCGGAACGTCCTCGGAGCCAGTACGGCCATCGTCGTCGGAAGCCTGTCGGCCTACATCGTCAGCCAGAACTGGGACGTATTCGTCTTCCACTGGCTCAAAGACCGAACGGACGGCGAAAAGCTCTGGCTCCGCAACATCGGTTCGACGGCCTCCAGCCAGCTCATCGACACGGTCATCTTCGTCGGCGTCGGCTTCGTCCTGTTTCAGGGCACCCCGCCGGGCGAGGCGCTGGCGCTCATCGTCGGCCAGTACCTGCTGAAACTCGCTATCGCTGTCCTCGACACGCCCTTTGTCTACGCTGTCGTCGGGTTCGCCCGGCGAAACGACATCGCCCCGACTCCGGCGCGGGCCGACTGAAAACGGACTATAGGCGGCTTATTCGACTGGTTCGGCGAAGGCGTATCGGGGCTTCACGTCATCGACGCGGACCTCGACAGTCTCACCGGCCTCGACGCCGCTGACGAACACAGTGAAGTTCTCAACCTTGGCGATGCCGTCGCCTTCCTCGCCGATGTCGTCGATAGTGACCTCGACGATGTCACCCTCGCGGACCGGCGCTGTCAGGCGGTGTTTGGCCACCAGATACAGTTCCGAGGAGGAGTCACGAGAGGCGTCGGGGCGGACCTCGCGGACGTACTCGAACTCCGGTTCGATGTCGGCGATGAGGTCGTCGAGGTCCTGTCCGTCGAACACCTTCGCACAGAAATCACCGCCGGCGTCGAGCAGGTCCGTCGCGACTTCGAAAGCCTGCCGGACCAGATGGACCGACCGGGCGTGGTCGAGGTCGTACTGGCCGGTCATGTTCGGGGCCATATCGGAGATGACGACGTCAACCGGGCCACCGGTGCCGTCGCTCTCCCCAACTATTTCACGGATTTCGTCTTTCGTGCTGTCCTCGGTCATATCGCCGCGGACGTACTCGACGGTCGGTTCGGGGTCGTCCAGATCGTCGATAGTCTGGCGGTCCACGCCGACCAGCGTGCCTCGCTCGCCGATTCGCTCGGCCGCGACCTGCATCCAGCCGCCGGGCGCAGCGCCGAGGTCGACGACGGTCCGTCCCTCGCCGAGAAGGCCGGCCGTGTCATCTAGCTGCTGGAGTTTGTACGCCGACCGAGCGCGGTACCCCTCCTGCTTCGCTCTGTTGTAATACTCGTCTTTGCCCGACATAGTTACCTCACACCGCGTGTGTCTTCACTGCTCAAATCTGACGAAACCGTAGTCATAGTACCACGGAAGCGGTCAGCGCTCAAATGGATGCCGACTCGGAGTTTTCAGGCGAGCCACTACACGCCTGCCGCCGTCGGTTGTGCCACAGGGGACCTTGGCGTAGGTTTGGAAGCCCCATATTACCCCGGACCCGAACACGTTCACTGTCGTTCTTACCTCGCAAGAACGGGTCTCAGCGGCTGAGATTGCGCATCTCAGTATATACCGCTTACGCACAGAGTCCTATCTGTAGGACGTGACCTTCCGATGTCAACCATTCCAACGGCGACGCGGAGGCGGGTGTTAGAAGCCTTGGGCGTCGGCACGGCCGCGCTTGCGGGCTGTGCCAGCGCACCGGGTGCAAACAGGCAATCGACCGAAGCGGAGACGACCCCACAGGAGCCAGCCATGAACGCCGCACAACAGACCGACGTCGACCGTATTGCCGCAGACCCGACCGCTATCCCGGACCCCATCGACCGGTCGGAGCCAAAGACCGTGTCGGTGGAGATGACCACCAAAGAGCAGGTCGCAGAGGTCGAGCCGGGCGTCACCTACACGTACATGACGTTCGGCGACCAGATTCCCGGCCCGATGATCCGGGTCCGCCGGGGCGACACCGTCGAACTCACAATCACGAACGAGGAAGGAAACTCGATGCCCCACAACATCGACCTCCACGCCGTCCGCGGCCCCGGAGGCGGTGCTGAGGCGTCGATGGTCACGCCGGGCCAGACCAAGACGTTCCGCTTCAAGGCTACCTACCCCGGCGCGTTCATCTACCACTGCGCCGTCCCGAACCTCGATATGCACATCTCCTCGGGGATGTTCGGGATGATACTCGTCGAGCCGAAAGACGGGCTCCCCGAAGTAGACCACGAGTTCTACTTCGGCCAGCACGAGCTGTACACCACCGGCGACGCCGGCGAGAAGGGGCACCACGACTTCGACATGGAGGCGATGGCAGCCGAGGACCCCACGTACGTCCTGATGAACGGGGAGAAGTACGCCATCACGCCGGACGTCCATGGCTCGCCGAGTATGTCGGTCGGCGACACCGCCCGCGTCTACTTCGTGGCCGGCGGCCCGAACCTCGACTCCAGTTTCCACCCGATTGGGTCCGTCTGGGACGAGGTCTGGCAGCAGGGCTCCATCGCCGGGCCGCCGAACAAGTACGTCCAGACCACGCCGGTCAAGCCGGAGTCCTGTGCTATTGCGACGCTTCACGCCGAGGTTCCCGGTCCGATCAAACTGGTCGACCACGCGCTCTCCCGGGTCGCCCGCAAAGGAATGATGGCCATCATCAACCGCGAAGGGGCGGCAAACCCCGAGGTGTTCGAACCGGAGGCCTGACCGCGCCGCCGGAGTGGCCGAGCGCCGCCCGCTCGGACCCGATTACTCGGTAGACGGTACGACTCGTACTCACCGACGCCACCCGCGGTCGCTCGCGCGCACGCGGTTTCAATGAGGGACTTTTTAATGGATGGGGGCATACTTCGGTTCAAGATGTTCAACGCCATCGTGAGCGCAGATACGCTCCAGGCGACTCTCGACTCTGTGAGCGTGCTGGTGGACGAGTGCAAGATCCACCTCGAAGAAGACGGGCTGGAAATCCGGGCAGTCGACCCGGCAAACGTTGGAATGGTCGACCTACGGCTCGACGCGGCGGCGTTCGAGTCCTACGAGACTGACGGTGGACTCATCGGCGTCAATCTCTCCCGCCTCGAAGACATCGCCGGCATGGCCGATGCCGGCCAGCTCGTCCACCTCGATCTGGACGAGGAGACACGGAAACTCCACATCTCTATCGACGGTCTCGAATACACGCTCGCGCTGATCGACCCCGACTCCATCCGTCAGGAGCCCGACCTCCCGGACCTAGACCTCTCGGCGAATATCGTCATCGAGGGGAAGGACATCGACCGGTCGGTCACCGCCGCGGACATGGTCAGCGACCACATCGCGCTGGGCGTCGACGCGACCGAGGAACTGTTCTACGTCGACGCCGAGGGCGACACGGACGACGTCCACCTCGAACTCACCCGCGACGACCTCATCGACCTCACGCCCGGCGACGCCCACTCGCTGTTCTCGCTGGATTACCTGAAGAACATGAACAAAGCCATCCCGAAAGACGCCGAGGTCGAGATGGAACTCGGTGAGGAGTTCCCTGTCAAGATGCACTTCAGCTTCGCTGAAGGGCAGGGTCGGGTCACGTACATGCTCGCGCCGCGCATCCAGAGCGAGTAGCGTCGGATGCCGTCCGCCCCGCCGATTCCGGCTGCTGACTGGCTGCCGGACGACTCCGAGACCGACTCGTTCTCGCTCCCAGACGGTCGGCGGCTGGCGTACGCCACCTACGGTGACGCCGACGGCTACCCGGTCCTCTTCTGTCACGGCACCCCGGGATCACACGTCATCGCTCGACTGCTTGCCACACCGGCCCGCGAGCGTGGCGTCCGTCTCATCGCCCCGGACCGTCCGGGAATCGGAAACTCGGAAGACGCTTCTGTCACGCTCGACGACTGGCCGGACGATGCCGGGCACCTCCTGTCGCATCTCGACGTCGACGCGGCTGGTACCGTCGGCTTCTCCGGCGGCGGCGCGTTCGCGCTGGCCTGTCACCGATTGTCCGAGATAGAGCGAGTTGCACTCATAGGCAGCAGCGGCCCGCCGTCAATCGGCGCGACGGGGCGCGTCCAGCGGTTCGTGGGTGCACTGTCCCGACACGCCCCGTGGGCGCTTAACCGTCTGTTTCGCCTGCAGCGGTGGTTCGCCCTCCGCCAAGACCCGTCCTACGCCGTCGGGTTCGTTGCCGAGGAAACACCGGAGACGGACGCCTTGGCGGCCGACGAAGTGGCCCGGATCGTCCGGGCCGATATGCTCACGTCGATGGCACGCGGGCCGAGCGGAATCAGCCGCGAGCAGCGCCTCCTCTCGCAGCCGTGGCCCGTTGCCCTCGAAGACGTGTCCGTTCCAGTGACGGTGTTTCAGGGACAAAACGATGCTAACGTCGCGCCGTCGACGGGCGAAGGCCTCGCTCAGCGGCTTCCGGACGCCTCGCTCGAACGCGTCGACAGCGACCATCTCGGTACGTTGACAGCGGCTGGCGAGGACGCGCTGGCCGCCGTACAGCGTCGCACGCGCGTCTGACGTACCGTTTTGTGGGTCGGGTGCCAACGGGCCGGTATGGAGAACCTCGGGGACGCGTACAACAACTGGCGCTGGAAGGGACGCGATCCCCGCCGCGTCGTTGCCGGTGCGACCCTCGGGTTCGTCGGCGCGCTGGCGGTCGTCGTGGCGATCCTTCTGGTGACGACCCCGCTGTCGGCGGTCGTCGGCGCGACAGCACCCCACGCCGCCGAGAAGCTCGGCGGGACGCTGGGTGGTCTGGGTATCCCCGCGATGTTCCTGAGCGTCGTCGCCGTGCTCCCGTCGAGCCGCCGCGAGCAGACCGGCGTCACCGTCGGTGCGGTCCTCTGTCTGGTCGGAATCGGACTGTTTCAGGTAGCGTATCCCTACAACTGGACGGTCGGTGAGCAGACGCTAGCATTCGAAACGACGATGGCGTATTTCATCGGGACGTGCGTGGCGTTCTGGTTCGTGTTCACGGCGATGGCGAGCTTCCGACGACGGAACAACCCACACGGTACTGTGAAGCTTGAGATTTCGCACAAAGGCGAAACCAAAACTGTCCAAGTGTCCCCCAAAGAGTACAGGCGTTACACGCAGGCGGTTCGCGGCGACGGCGGCACGACCGACGAGGTCATTCAAGAGCTGGAGTCCCGACTCGAAGACGAAGGGTAACTGGGCGCTACTCGGCAGCCGTCGTTTCGTTGCCGCGCCGATCCGACTCCG
The Haloarcula sp. CBA1129 genome window above contains:
- a CDS encoding twin-arginine translocase subunit TatC, with translation MEDGDADDERRRHEEPPLPSDDESDESSIPTDPVAEADADRETDEVTGPGPAPAGGNEDTVGSHAAPTEDESSAGLFDRDASDVTAAVPADVPTDWGKSTPSPAGAGGSATPTHGGGSAPSSYDPDDEVLNEGAPDDEEMPLADHVEEMAMRLFVVVGVMAVVAVIALPYSDELINFLWYSFLDGPAEACGQVATNVDGSVVEGADCPNVYNPLALILARLKVSSLVGFIAALPVFVYQTYLFMRPGLYPRERRYYLAAVPTSLVLAAVGVGFAYFAVLRAMFDYFITYSDRAADLAFGLSETFNLIILMLGLFALIFQIPLFVMLAVMMGVTTRQWLQDRRLYFWGGFAAVAFLFSPDPTGMAPLMVAVTMIGLFEGTLLLLRWTGSTSPVPTADDLAARRPAAWLAFGIAGYVLSPAPVPTGYYEQLPAVVTESLAAVGLGNATPMLVGGGMIVLFEALAYVNKNYYGSVKLWRGFRAARLPVWAVAIVAGYLGSPDPTLFRLVNQFSLPRNAAIAVAVGLIVLYEATIAVARWRGKEA
- a CDS encoding queuosine precursor transporter; this translates as MSSERSEAVRVGLVALFVTALVTSQVTASKLLAFSLPFSLPLAGSTLVLPGAALAYALTFFASDCYAELYGRRAATVVVNVGFAMNFVLLALVWSTILAPGLPQAAQPVDLAAFRNVLGASTAIVVGSLSAYIVSQNWDVFVFHWLKDRTDGEKLWLRNIGSTASSQLIDTVIFVGVGFVLFQGTPPGEALALIVGQYLLKLAIAVLDTPFVYAVVGFARRNDIAPTPARAD
- a CDS encoding DNA polymerase sliding clamp yields the protein MFNAIVSADTLQATLDSVSVLVDECKIHLEEDGLEIRAVDPANVGMVDLRLDAAAFESYETDGGLIGVNLSRLEDIAGMADAGQLVHLDLDEETRKLHISIDGLEYTLALIDPDSIRQEPDLPDLDLSANIVIEGKDIDRSVTAADMVSDHIALGVDATEELFYVDAEGDTDDVHLELTRDDLIDLTPGDAHSLFSLDYLKNMNKAIPKDAEVEMELGEEFPVKMHFSFAEGQGRVTYMLAPRIQSE
- a CDS encoding twin-arginine translocase subunit TatC, which gives rise to MASAIDEDTVQTVQSGRATLGAMLRSAQVHLQKVFIVFVIGMIGTIMALQYGVWDTLRADLLYSQMDLTTQEATSIVAVTPFDVILLQVKIGAVIGIIMSLPLLIYFGRDGLRQRGWWPAEHIPAWKGAIFVTISLSLFFGGIAYAYELFFPLMFNFLAGDAFKAGFTPQYSIVKWFQFVFLLAVSFGLAAQLPLVMTVLSYTEIVPYETFRDKWRYAVMGIFAFGALFSPPDPFTQIMWAAPLCGLYGISLALAKLAMLVRRSGDLVSTSAVARGHWNTILGGAVLGGGVVYYVLATPAFQYIQQFAEVFPSDRLTGDIQPPALFGLPVESTAMLLAAVFGVLGAVVVLYYHVLTALSEKAGPGQVGDPTAIDIDELNASAVEVAPPEVFEEMTEDEALAHADRALTDDNKEKAQAVLDRWDMTHEDGEGEAGDGADGTAEADEEDAGVFTSTTAGMVDAFTEDETTEDEIGGYYYDIQFILSALASRAFVILGIFGAVLAAAFLFLYQGGIGSIQRTFVSRLPPEMAADVSIVTLHPVEHLVFIVKFSTILGAVSVIPVVLYFAWPAMRERGLVIGNRNILGIWGGTLFAALIGGSLLGFLYVAPMTISWIAYDQLNSNMVIAYRVSKFGWLVFFLTIGIGLLAEIPVTMFLFHKGGIIPFHLMYERWREVVIAIVALSAILSPSGIFTMFIVGIPTALAYMLGLGILWVYTLGGRRTTNRRSEPAD
- a CDS encoding ribbon-helix-helix protein, CopG family: MPKISVEVPAELLNDIDKHVGEDGKFVNRSEAIRASVRKTLDVLDDIDERQGRLDDEQ
- a CDS encoding 23S rRNA (uridine(2552)-2'-O)-methyltransferase — its product is MSGKDEYYNRAKQEGYRARSAYKLQQLDDTAGLLGEGRTVVDLGAAPGGWMQVAAERIGERGTLVGVDRQTIDDLDDPEPTVEYVRGDMTEDSTKDEIREIVGESDGTGGPVDVVISDMAPNMTGQYDLDHARSVHLVRQAFEVATDLLDAGGDFCAKVFDGQDLDDLIADIEPEFEYVREVRPDASRDSSSELYLVAKHRLTAPVREGDIVEVTIDDIGEEGDGIAKVENFTVFVSGVEAGETVEVRVDDVKPRYAFAEPVE
- a CDS encoding alpha/beta fold hydrolase, whose protein sequence is MPSAPPIPAADWLPDDSETDSFSLPDGRRLAYATYGDADGYPVLFCHGTPGSHVIARLLATPARERGVRLIAPDRPGIGNSEDASVTLDDWPDDAGHLLSHLDVDAAGTVGFSGGGAFALACHRLSEIERVALIGSSGPPSIGATGRVQRFVGALSRHAPWALNRLFRLQRWFALRQDPSYAVGFVAEETPETDALAADEVARIVRADMLTSMARGPSGISREQRLLSQPWPVALEDVSVPVTVFQGQNDANVAPSTGEGLAQRLPDASLERVDSDHLGTLTAAGEDALAAVQRRTRV
- the nirK gene encoding copper-containing nitrite reductase; this encodes MSTIPTATRRRVLEALGVGTAALAGCASAPGANRQSTEAETTPQEPAMNAAQQTDVDRIAADPTAIPDPIDRSEPKTVSVEMTTKEQVAEVEPGVTYTYMTFGDQIPGPMIRVRRGDTVELTITNEEGNSMPHNIDLHAVRGPGGGAEASMVTPGQTKTFRFKATYPGAFIYHCAVPNLDMHISSGMFGMILVEPKDGLPEVDHEFYFGQHELYTTGDAGEKGHHDFDMEAMAAEDPTYVLMNGEKYAITPDVHGSPSMSVGDTARVYFVAGGPNLDSSFHPIGSVWDEVWQQGSIAGPPNKYVQTTPVKPESCAIATLHAEVPGPIKLVDHALSRVARKGMMAIINREGAANPEVFEPEA
- a CDS encoding histidine phosphatase family protein encodes the protein MGTLLVARHGETTWNRDGRIQGWAPSRLTDQGQTQAIALGSWLDDRYTVDRVFASDLRRTRETAAAAGDGYTGLPDPEFDTEWRERGFGIMQGLYADELLDEYPDHQRDASVISLDASPEGGEGIPTFRQRVESAWQRAIATTDAGETTLVVTHGGVIKVLLAKLTGKDPDAALAESSQANCAVNEIRLDGDDPELVGEELTGWRSLLD